A portion of the Gorilla gorilla gorilla isolate KB3781 chromosome X, NHGRI_mGorGor1-v2.1_pri, whole genome shotgun sequence genome contains these proteins:
- the SLC7A3 gene encoding cationic amino acid transporter 3: protein MPWQAFRRFGQKLVRRRTLESGMAETRLARCLSTLDLVALGVGSTLGAGVYVLAGEVAKDKAGPSIVICFLVAALSSVLAGLCYAEFGARVPRSGSAYLYSYVTVGELWAFTTGWNLILSYVIGTASVARAWSSAFDNLIGNHISKTLQGSIALHVPHVLAEYPDFFALGLVLLLTGLLALGASESALVTKVFTGVNLLVLGFVMISGFIKGDLHNWKLTEEDYELAMAELNDTYSLGPLGSGGFVPFGFEGILRGAATCFYAFVGFDCIATTGEEAQNPQRSIPMGIVISLSVCFLAYFGVSSALTLMMPYYQLQPESPLPEAFLYIGWAPARYVVAVGSLCALSTSLLGSMFPMPRVIYAMAEDGLLFRVLARIHTGTRTPIIATVVSGIIAAFMAFLFKLTDLVDLMSIGTLLAYSLVSICVLILRCQPDQETKTGEEVELQEEAITTESEKLTLWGLFFPLNSIPTPLSGQIVYVCSSLLAVLLTALCLVLAQWSVPLLSGDLVWTAVVVLLLLLIIGIIVVIWRQPQSSTPLHFKVPALPLLPLMSIFVNIYLMMQMTAGTWARFGVWMLIGFAIYFGYGIQHSLEEIKSNQPSRKSRAKTVDLDPGTLYVHSV, encoded by the exons ATGCCGTGGCAAGCCTTCCGCAGATTTGGTCAAAAGCTGGTACGAAGACGTACACTGGAGTCAGGCATGGCTGAGACCCGCCTTGCCAGATGCCTAAGCACCCTGGATTTAGTGGCCCTGGGTGTGGGCAGCACATTGGGTGCAGGCGTGTATGTCCTAGCTGGCGAGGTGGCCAAAGATAAAGCAGGGCCATCCATTGTGATCTGCTTTTTGGTGGCTGCCCTGTCttctgtgttggctgggctgtgCTATGCGGAGTTTGGTGCCCGGGTTCCCCGTTCTGGTTCGGCATATCTCTACAGCTATGTCACTGTGGGTGAACTCTGGGCCTTCACCACTGGCTGGAACCTCATCCTCTCCTATGTCATTG GTACAGCCAGTGTGGCCCGGGCCTGGAGCTCTGCTTTTGACAACCTGATTGGGAACCACATCTCTAAGACTCTGCAGGGGTCCATTGCACTGCACGTGCCCCATGTCCTTGCAGAATATCCAGATTTCTTTGCTTTGGGCCTCGTGTTGCTGCTCACTG GATTGTTGGCTCTCGGGGCTAGTGAGTCGGCCCTGGTTACCAAAGTGTTCACAGGCGTGAACCTTTTGGTTCTTGGGTTCGTCATGATCTCTGGCTTCATTAAGGGGGACCTGCACAACTGGAAGCTCACAGAAGAGGACTACGAATTGGCCATGGCTGAACTCAATGACACCTATAG CTTGGGTCCTCTAGGCTCTGGAGGATTTGTGCCTTTCGGCTTCGAGGGAATTCTCCGTGGAGCAGCGACCTGTTTCTATGCATTTGTTGGTTTCGACTGTATTGCTACCACTG GAGAAGAAGCCCAGAATCCCCAGCGTTCCATCCCGATGGGCATTGTGATCTCACTGTCTGTCTGCTTTTTGGCGTATTTTGGTGTCTCTTCTGCACTCACCCTGATGATGCCTTACTACCAGCTTCAGCCTGAGAGCCCTTTGCCTGAGGCATTTCTCTACATTGGATGGGCTCCTGCCCGCTATGTTGTGGCTGTTGGCTCCCTCTGTGCTCTTTCTACCAG cctcctgggctccatgTTCCCCATGCCTCGGGTGATCTACGCGATGGCAGAGGATGGCCTCCTGTTCCGTGTACTTGCTCGGATCCACACCGGCACACGCACCCCAATCATAGCCACCGTGGTCTCTGGCATTATTGCAG CATTCATGGCATTCCTCTTCAAACTCACTGATCTTGTGGACCTCATGTCAATTGGGACCCTGCTTGCTTACTCCCTGGTGTCGATTTGTGTTCTCATCCTCAG GTGTCAGCCTGATCAGGAGACAAAGACTGGGGAAGAAGTGGAGTTGCAGGAGGAGGCAATAACTACTGAATCAGAGAAGTTGACCCTATGGGGACTATTTTTCCCACTCAACTCCATCCCCACTCCACTCTCTGGCCAAATTGTTTATGTTTGTTCCTCATTGCTTG CTGTCCTGCTGACTGCTCTTTGCCTGGTGCTGGCCCAGTGGTCAGTTCCATTGCTTTCTGGAGACCTGGTGTGGACTGCAGTGGTTGTGCTGCTCCTGCTGCTCATTATTGGGATCATTGTGGTCATCTGGAGACAGCCACAGAGCTCCACTCCCCTTCACTTTAAG GTGCCTGCTTTGCCTCTCCTCCCACTAATGAGCATCTTTGTGAATATTTACCTTATGATGCAGATGACAGCTGGTACCTGGGCCCGATTTGGGGTCTGGATGCTGATTG GCTTTGCTATCTACTTCGGCTATGGGATCCAGCACAGCCTGGAAGAGATTAAGAGTAACCAACCCTCACGCAAGTCTAGAGCCAAAACTGTAGACCTTGATCCCGGCACTCTCTATGTCCACTCAGTTTGA